The Mustelus asterias unplaced genomic scaffold, sMusAst1.hap1.1 HAP1_SCAFFOLD_971, whole genome shotgun sequence genome includes a window with the following:
- the LOC144487677 gene encoding LOW QUALITY PROTEIN: ADP-ribosylation factor-binding protein GGA3-like (The sequence of the model RefSeq protein was modified relative to this genomic sequence to represent the inferred CDS: deleted 1 base in 1 codon), whose amino-acid sequence MAEGESLESWLNKATNPANRQEDWEYIIGFCDQVNKELEGPQIAVRLLAHKIQSPQEWEAVQTLTVLEACMKNCGRRFHNEVGKFRFLNELIKVVSPKYLGDRVSEKVKTKVIELLYSWTVALPEEIKIKDAYQMLKKQGILQHDPQIPVDRTLIPSPPTHPKNAVFEDNEKSKLLARLLKSKNPEDLQEANKLIKNMVKEDEARMQKITKRLNTLEEVNNNVRLLNEMLAHYSKEESTEGDKELMTELYDRCEKMRRTLFKLASETEDNDNSLGDILRASDDLSRAINSYKKIVQGQAVNGDLDLPEPPRPSVSSEASNTETLIDLAGLDVPSVKTNPTAAPVFPIIPPPPHVSNDPGSRSAALSNVAKQPPSSIGLLDVELLSLGLNDPPSNSEIDKDSGGSLWNSFQAEPIALNPFTGPSAADGQVSSMTPLLPSVPRTLSQSKAQHLLPFPGVSLVPHTPAIPQLLNTAPTISSVPQPNLASMLQPHSLGSRIPGAPLHSNPCIQQTLSNNFRELDMLGQKVIGEVKGVTGIVSGAPMGSGYSTPSAAPGSPLFRSLSPQPSSPLRSAFPDMSLSNVTVPLEMIKPSSVLPVTAYDKNGFRILLHFAKDCPPARPDVLVIVISMIGTSPLPITNVVLQAAVPK is encoded by the exons ATGGCGGAGGGGGAGAGCCTGGAGTCCTGGCTGA ATAAAGCCACTAATCCTGCAAATCGACAGGAAGATTGGGAGTACATCATCGGCTTCTGTGACCAAGTCAACAAGGAGCTAGAAGG GCCACAGATTGCTGTCAGGCTGCTGGCTCATAAAATCCAGTCTCCTCAGGAGTGGGAGGCAGTGCAAACCCTTACA GTGTTAGAAGCTTGTATGAAGAATTGTGGACGGAGATTTCACAATGAAGTTGGAAAGTTCCGATTCCTGAATGAACTAATCAAAGTGGTTTCCCCGAAG TATTTAGGAGACAGAGTATCTGAAAAGGTCAAAACAAAAGTGATTGAATTGCTGTACAGCTGGACAGTCGCTCTCCCAgaggaaatcaaaatcaaagatgcTTACCAGATGTTAAAGAAACAAG GTATTTTGCAACATGATCCACAGATTCCAGTTGATAGGACCCTGATTCCCTCGCCCCCAACTCATCCTAAAAACGCAGTATTTGAAGACAATGAAAAATCGAAG TTATTAGCCAGGTTACTGAAGAGCAAAAACCCAGAGGACCTTCAAGAAGCCAACAAATTGATTAAGAATATGGTGAAAGAG GATGAAGCCCGAATGCAGAAAATAACAAAGCGTTTGAACACTCTGGAGGAGGTGAACAATAATGTGCGTCTGTTGAATGAAATGTTGGCTCATTACAGCAAGGAGGAGTCAACAGAAGGAGACAAAGAGCTGATGACG GAGTTGTACGACCGATGTGAGAAGATGAGACGGACGTTGTTCAAACTTGCGAGTGAGACCGAGGACAATGACAACAGCTTAG GTGACATTTTACGAGCGAGCGATGATCTTTCCCGTGCAATAAACTCCTACAAAAAGATTgttcaaggacaggctgtaaacgGGGACCTTGACTTGCCTGAACCTCCAAGGCCATCAG TCAGTAGTGAAGCCAGTAACACAGAAACATTGATCGACCTGGCAGGGTTGGATGTCCCATCAGTAAAGACCAATCCCACTGCAGCACCAGTATTCCCCatcatcccccctcctccacatgTCTCCAACGATCCCGGTTCCCGATCAGCCGCTCTGTCAAACGTGGCCAAGCAACCTCCCAGTTCAATTGGACTACTGGATGTGGAGCTGCTTTCACTGG GGCTGAATGATCCTCCATCAAACTCCGAGATTGACAAAGACTCTGGAGGATCCCTGTGGAACAGTTTTCAG GCTGAACCCATTGCTCTCAACCCCTTCACAGGGCCATCAGCTGCTGATGGGCAGGTTTCCTCGATGACGCCTCTGTTACCGTCGGTCCCTCGGACATTAAGCCAGTCCAAAGCTCAGCATCTCCTACCGTTCCCAGGGGTCtccctggttccacacacaccagCCATTCCTCAGCTGTTGAACACGGCCCCCACTATTTCCAGTGTGCCTCAGCCTAACCTGGCCTCCATGTTGCAGCCGCATTCCCTTGGCTCCAGGATTCCAGGTGCCCCACTGCATTCCAATCCCTGCATCCAACAGACGCTCAGCAACAACTTCCGTGAGCTGGATATGCTTGGTCAGAAGGTTATCGGAGAGGTCAAAGG TGTGACAGGCATTGTCTCTGGGGCACCAATGGGCAGTGGGTACAGTACCCCTTCTGCAGCACCTGGCAGCCCTCTGTTCCGCTCACTCTCCCCTCAGCCATCCAGTCCTCTTCGAAGTGCTTTTCCAGACATGTCGCTCAGCAATGTGACAGTTCCTCTGGAGATGATTAAACCAA